CGCGCAAGCGAACCAACTATACCAAGGACGCGCTCGCGTGCCCGGTCAGTTTCAAGGCCTTCGGATGTATCACGGTCTTGATCAGGCCTGTCCTGCCAGTTCACGCCGACCACATAACGCTCAAGCCGGAAGATCATATGACGGCGGATCGCTTCATACAGCGCGCGACTCCGCGCATCTTCGATCAGGCCCGCGTCCCGGCTCGACACTTCTCGGAACATCTTGGGCGGCGCTGTTACATCAACCCGCCCGATGATGTCGCGCGTACCAAGGTAGCGGGATTGGCCTTGCTGCTTCCTGCGGTTCAATCCGAGGGTGTCGTCAAACTCATCGCCGATTGGCGAGACACGGAACCCATTTAGGAAAAGGAAAACGCTCCCGAACTCCACGGGCCGCACGCTCATGCGAGACGTAAAAGTATGCTTAGCTGACCTGTTGAGGAAGTATACCTGCCCTTCGACGCGGCAGTCAGTAAGTTCGTCATAGGGAGAAGGCTCACGGATTGCATATATTTTCCGACCACGATCGAAAAGCGTCGTGTCAACACGGCCGTCCGCGACGGTTACCTCGATCCGGCTTGTCTTCTCCCTGAGTATGTCAGCAATGTTATTCCCTACCGGACCATCGACGCCCTCCATCCTCTCCTCGGACCCATCTACCAGCCAGGTCGAGACGGCGACATGACTGGTCGTACCGAATGGGTCGATGAGCTTAGCAAGATCCCTGCGCAACCGGCGGATGGCGTTTTCGTTCCACTCCTGCCGAGTGCCCTTAATGACGAGCATCGTTCCATGCTGGGGTGGAGGCTCGGCATTTGCGATCCTGGGAAACGATGGCGCCGTCCCAAGTTCGACTTCGACTTCCTGAAACTCCTCAGTGCTATCCTGTTCGAAGCGCGTCCAGTCGATTTCAAGCCTTGAGATCCAGTTGCCGCCTTCGGTGCGGCTATAGAGTTCCAAGCCATCCCCGAGCGTGTCGCATGCGAAGCGGCCAATCCCCTTGCTCCCCGCGAACGCGATCTTGTCACGATAGTTATCTGAAGCTGAAAGTGCCTTCTCGGAGTAGGCGACGAATAGCCACTTGTCGCGAATATCCGTCGACGTCATCCCCTTGCCATCGTCGACGATGGTGATGGAAGCCTCACCCGGATCAAACTCGATGTCGACCCTCGTCGCCCCGGCATCGAATGAGTTCTTCACCAACTCGAAAATCGCCACGAACTCGTTCGTGACCAGATCGCGCCCGATAATGTCCTTAAGATGCGAGCTGACTCGGAAGGATTCTCGTGTTGTCATGCTGACAACTTAACGTAGTTTGATCCAGCCACAAAACAATGAACCGCCACGGTTACCCCACCCAGTTGGCCTGATCCGGCTTAAGCCCGTAATGTGGATCGTAAGTTGCCCCGAACAGCCAGCATGGGAAAACTGACTTTCCCTACCCATCTGTCTCTTTTGCACGGTCGCACGCAGGAGGCAAGTTGGCAGACTTCCTTGAGCCTCTGGAACGATCACGCCGCATGGGGCGGATCAGGTCACAGGACACGAAGCCAGAGATCGCGCTCCGACGGGCATTGCACCGGCTCGGGTTACGCTTCCGCCTAGGTGGCGCAGGATTGCCCGGGCGCCCTGATATTGTACTACCACGCCATCGTGCCGCGGTATTCGTTCACGGTTGCTTCTGGCACCGCCATCCCGGTTGCAAGGT
This genomic stretch from Gluconacetobacter diazotrophicus PA1 5 harbors:
- a CDS encoding sensor histidine kinase; its protein translation is MAIFELVKNSFDAGATRVDIEFDPGEASITIVDDGKGMTSTDIRDKWLFVAYSEKALSASDNYRDKIAFAGSKGIGRFACDTLGDGLELYSRTEGGNWISRLEIDWTRFEQDSTEEFQEVEVELGTAPSFPRIANAEPPPQHGTMLVIKGTRQEWNENAIRRLRRDLAKLIDPFGTTSHVAVSTWLVDGSEERMEGVDGPVGNNIADILREKTSRIEVTVADGRVDTTLFDRGRKIYAIREPSPYDELTDCRVEGQVYFLNRSAKHTFTSRMSVRPVEFGSVFLFLNGFRVSPIGDEFDDTLGLNRRKQQGQSRYLGTRDIIGRVDVTAPPKMFREVSSRDAGLIEDARSRALYEAIRRHMIFRLERYVVGVNWQDRPDQDRDTSEGLETDRARERVLGIVGSLARSKDVEILYYDTELVRVADDPDKITDDALKAMSAVAESRSDVSLLGQVEEARRRIAELRASRDEARQAALRAMAERATADARIAALEKQAAFLGSSQDVDVERIQLLMHQATIHLGHVRAAIENMAHEVRNILAAAVMPKEIDDLGDVEDLLATIRQSARRASVSIAGASLSGDRLRTVLSFAPNIRVDLETDKVHGDLLQFLTEYFEVRLVGIPGMPAATFDAANLALEREFSPVDVAVLVDNLLDNARKAKASKIEFKATRKGQDSVLIRVIDDGLGIDRRKVDPSKIFERGYTGSANGTGLGLYSIRQIVEGMGGTIELAGDGTRADFDIVVPGERQ